A window of the Euzebya pacifica genome harbors these coding sequences:
- a CDS encoding heme NO-binding domain-containing protein, with protein MKGIIFNVAERVVSDRWDPETWDAVLDRAGLVGAYSALGTYPDQDMVAILRAAADTLGVPVAHVLRVVGRDGYQHLANRYPDLSSRYASARDVLLHLDQVIHPQVKALNPEAIVPEFDASTAGNTVILRYRSERAMCHLAEGLVEGAADAHGDIVRVTQPTCRLNGDEECVLHVTFEVPGLTS; from the coding sequence GTGAAGGGCATCATCTTCAACGTCGCAGAACGAGTCGTCTCCGATCGGTGGGATCCCGAGACGTGGGATGCGGTGCTGGACCGCGCCGGCCTCGTGGGCGCCTACTCGGCGCTCGGGACCTACCCCGACCAGGACATGGTCGCCATCCTGCGCGCCGCTGCGGACACGCTGGGAGTGCCCGTCGCCCACGTCCTCAGGGTGGTGGGACGTGACGGGTACCAGCACCTGGCCAACCGTTATCCCGACCTGTCGTCGCGCTACGCATCGGCCCGTGACGTGCTGCTGCACCTCGATCAGGTCATCCACCCCCAGGTCAAGGCGCTCAACCCCGAGGCGATCGTCCCCGAGTTCGACGCGTCGACGGCCGGCAACACCGTCATTCTCCGGTACCGATCGGAACGCGCCATGTGCCACCTTGCCGAGGGGCTGGTGGAGGGTGCGGCCGACGCCCACGGTGACATCGTCCGGGTGACCCAGCCGACATGCCGCCTCAACGGTGACGAGGAGTGTGTCCTGCACGTCACGTTCGAGGTGCCCGGACTGACCTCGTGA
- the nirD gene encoding nitrite reductase small subunit NirD translates to MSTLDRAVGVEVPLDRIIPDTGVAVRLDGHPVAVFRLRNRAGVDRVLAIDHVDPFTDVPVLARGIVGDVDGEPVVASPLHKQRFSLLDGRCLDDPDIRLSTFVTRVEGGVVLVARP, encoded by the coding sequence ATGAGCACCCTCGACCGGGCCGTGGGCGTCGAGGTCCCCCTGGACCGGATCATCCCCGACACCGGGGTGGCGGTTCGGCTCGACGGCCACCCCGTCGCGGTCTTCCGGCTGCGCAACCGGGCCGGCGTCGACCGTGTCCTGGCCATCGACCACGTCGACCCGTTCACCGACGTCCCCGTGCTGGCCCGGGGCATCGTCGGCGACGTCGACGGCGAACCCGTCGTGGCCTCTCCCCTGCACAAGCAGCGCTTCTCCCTCCTCGACGGCCGCTGCCTGGACGACCCCGACATCCGCCTGTCCACCTTCGTGACCCGGGTCGAGGGGGGAGTCGTGCTGGTCGCCCGTCCCTGA
- a CDS encoding GNAT family N-acetyltransferase encodes MITRPLRPADLAAALVVRNAVEEADALPIRTPIDELEEELTDEGVSWADDTRGVFDDEACVAYAWTRLPPGATEDGWNVHVHVAVHPDRTTQGHGRALLEWAEARGIARLAALGTDQPCRLTTFLNDTQSRAGRMLTRAGFAIERYYDELTVTLEDRPPVDAAEGVVLTAWDADVSEAARRVKNSAFEDHWGSVATPATSWKRMVGSPRFQPEMSTLAWDGDDLVGVVITNLYPEDWPVVGREESFIHIVAVLASHRGRGIAKAMIDRALTASAAAGLTHTTLGVDTANPTGAHALYTGLGFVPTARNAGWAKPVHPPA; translated from the coding sequence GTGATCACACGTCCCCTGCGTCCGGCGGACCTCGCAGCCGCCCTGGTCGTCCGCAACGCCGTCGAGGAGGCCGACGCGCTCCCCATCCGGACCCCGATCGACGAGCTCGAGGAGGAGCTGACCGACGAGGGCGTCAGCTGGGCAGACGACACGCGCGGCGTGTTCGACGACGAGGCGTGCGTGGCCTACGCCTGGACCCGCCTGCCACCGGGGGCCACCGAGGACGGGTGGAACGTGCACGTGCACGTGGCCGTGCATCCCGACCGGACGACGCAGGGGCACGGGCGTGCGCTGCTGGAGTGGGCCGAGGCCCGCGGGATCGCGCGGCTGGCGGCGCTGGGCACCGACCAGCCGTGCCGGTTGACGACCTTCCTCAACGACACCCAGTCGAGGGCCGGCCGGATGCTCACCCGGGCGGGCTTCGCGATCGAGCGCTACTACGACGAGCTGACGGTCACGCTCGAGGACCGTCCGCCCGTCGATGCGGCCGAGGGCGTCGTCCTGACCGCATGGGACGCCGACGTGTCCGAGGCCGCCCGCCGGGTCAAGAACAGCGCGTTCGAGGATCACTGGGGCTCGGTGGCCACCCCCGCCACGAGCTGGAAGCGGATGGTGGGGTCGCCCCGGTTCCAGCCGGAGATGTCCACGCTGGCATGGGACGGCGACGACCTCGTCGGTGTGGTCATCACCAACCTCTATCCCGAGGACTGGCCGGTCGTCGGCCGCGAGGAATCGTTCATCCACATCGTCGCCGTGCTGGCCAGCCACCGCGGTCGCGGCATCGCGAAGGCGATGATCGACCGGGCCCTCACCGCGTCAGCGGCAGCGGGTCTGACGCACACGACCCTGGGGGTCGACACGGCCAACCCCACCGGCGCCCACGCCCTCTACACCGGTCTCGGATTCGTCCCGACGGCCCGCAACGCTGGCTGGGCCAAGCCCGTGCACCCCCCTGCGTGA
- a CDS encoding sensor histidine kinase codes for MTDAAAYRRRWERERLAREEAETIAERALADLYAANQALDARVQEQTIHLTEALARAHRAAAARDGFLHQLAHRASSPLHIVQGFVELVAQEVGPGRLARTAATAVQATRRLGRSFEGLLELSQIVAGGFDPQPSGTCLADWTDGLLRRWLPDVAAAGRTIIVDPGNALTTPFEVDVHRLDQIIDPLLDNAILHGQGQITVEADLDGETLRCSVADDGDAPAPETIEQMLTPFWSTTDDGFGVGLSLSLIITEGLGGHLHIDPVSTHTCLRFVLPVSPSLRRATDLATVDDAVLRALVAELPVPGLPRRLVDAWTGSLDAHRLALLSGDSDAITGAAHALISGARQLGLHELGAAAAEVERGDTRELRLLVEALDLAPAALHEALERLEADADDGPDQN; via the coding sequence GTGACCGATGCAGCAGCCTACAGGCGGCGGTGGGAACGCGAACGCTTGGCCCGCGAGGAAGCCGAGACGATCGCCGAGCGAGCGCTTGCTGACCTCTACGCAGCCAATCAGGCCCTCGATGCGCGCGTGCAGGAACAGACCATCCACCTGACCGAGGCGCTGGCACGGGCACACAGGGCCGCCGCCGCCCGCGACGGCTTCCTCCACCAGCTGGCACACCGGGCCAGCAGCCCACTTCACATCGTGCAGGGCTTCGTGGAGCTCGTGGCACAAGAGGTCGGTCCGGGGCGTCTCGCACGAACCGCCGCGACCGCCGTGCAGGCGACCCGTCGTCTGGGTCGCAGCTTCGAGGGCCTGCTCGAGCTGTCCCAGATCGTCGCCGGGGGGTTCGATCCCCAGCCGTCCGGCACCTGCCTCGCCGACTGGACCGACGGCCTCCTGCGGCGCTGGCTACCCGATGTCGCTGCAGCCGGACGGACGATCATCGTCGACCCCGGGAACGCGCTGACGACCCCCTTCGAGGTGGACGTCCACCGCCTCGACCAGATCATCGACCCTCTGCTGGACAACGCCATCCTCCACGGGCAGGGACAGATCACAGTCGAGGCTGACCTCGACGGAGAGACCCTGCGCTGCAGCGTCGCCGACGATGGCGACGCGCCCGCCCCCGAGACCATCGAGCAGATGCTGACGCCTTTCTGGTCGACCACGGATGACGGGTTCGGTGTCGGCCTCTCGCTGTCGCTGATCATCACCGAGGGCTTGGGTGGTCATCTCCACATCGATCCCGTCTCGACGCACACCTGCCTGCGGTTCGTCCTTCCCGTGTCGCCGTCCCTCCGGCGCGCCACCGACCTGGCGACCGTCGACGACGCCGTCCTGCGCGCGCTGGTCGCCGAGCTGCCCGTCCCGGGCCTGCCGAGACGGCTTGTCGATGCGTGGACGGGCAGCCTCGACGCCCACCGCCTCGCCCTGCTGTCCGGCGACAGCGACGCCATCACCGGAGCGGCTCATGCATTGATCTCCGGAGCGAGGCAGCTGGGGCTCCACGAGCTCGGCGCTGCGGCTGCCGAGGTCGAGAGGGGGGACACGCGAGAGCTGCGGCTCCTGGTGGAGGCCCTCGACCTGGCGCCTGCGGCGCTCCACGAGGCGCTCGAACGGCTGGAAGCTGACGCCGACGATGGTCCTGACCAGAACTGA
- the nirB gene encoding nitrite reductase large subunit NirB, producing the protein MQHTHSARTSAAGTPRPRSVVVAGNGMVGERFLAELARTRLLDRIHLVVIGEEPVPAYDRVHLSARVEGATVEDLSMADPAIRQHPNVTEHLGRRVDAIDRSNRTVVLDDGATVAYDDLVLATGSRPFVPPIPGHDLPGCHVYRTIGDLDGIVTDASDASRGVVIGGGLLGLEAANALRLLGLDVQVIEFAPRLMPRQLDQLASDALRSRVEELGLTVRTDTATAALCPGDDGRVARLEFTDGSVVDADIVVFSAGIRARDELARDAGLDVGERGGVAVGPSLTSSDPHVHAIGECASVDGMVYGLVGPGYTMARVLAERLAGGEVTFDGADLSTQLKLLGVDVASFGDAMGTTDGARAVVYDDPITQIYRKLVISRDGTTLLGGILVGDASGHDRLLRLVLSGRPVDAPFAALAAPTVEDAGAVAGELHDDDLVCTCNNVTKGQVCAAVTEQGCRTLPALTAATNAGTGCGSCTALCKRILDTEMAAAGLEVDTSLCPHFPQTRQELYEIVRVKGHRTFDELLADVGRGSGCATCKPTIASILATITNEYVLEPQHAPLQDTNDRFLANIQKDGTYSVVPRVPGGEITPDKLMVIAEVAKEFDLYTKITGGQRIDLLGARLEQLPAIWRRLVDAGFESGHAYGKALRTVKSCVGRTWCRYGVQDSTTLAIDLEERYRGLRSPHKIKMAVSGCSRECAEAQGKDVGVIATENGWNLYVAGNGGMKPQHAVLLATDLSTEDLARAIDRFLAYYVRTADRLERTATWLNRIEGGIEHVRAVVIDDSLGLADELEAQMAHHVATHACEWKATLSDPERLAMFTSYVDDDRPDASLVHVRERGQKRPATDEERRTLPLLDLGAMR; encoded by the coding sequence ATGCAGCACACCCACTCCGCCAGGACCTCCGCGGCGGGCACACCCCGGCCGCGGTCCGTTGTGGTCGCCGGCAACGGGATGGTCGGCGAGCGGTTCCTCGCCGAGCTCGCCCGCACCCGCCTGCTCGACCGGATCCACCTCGTCGTCATCGGCGAGGAGCCCGTTCCCGCCTACGACCGCGTCCACCTGTCGGCCCGTGTCGAGGGGGCGACCGTCGAGGACCTCTCGATGGCCGACCCGGCGATCCGACAGCACCCCAACGTCACCGAACACCTGGGACGCCGCGTCGACGCCATCGACCGCTCCAACCGCACAGTCGTCCTCGACGACGGCGCCACGGTCGCCTACGACGACCTGGTGCTCGCCACGGGGTCGCGGCCGTTCGTGCCCCCGATCCCCGGCCACGACCTGCCCGGCTGCCACGTCTATCGCACGATCGGCGACCTCGACGGGATCGTGACGGACGCCTCGGACGCCAGCCGAGGGGTGGTCATCGGCGGCGGGCTGCTGGGGCTGGAGGCCGCCAACGCCCTCCGCCTGCTCGGGCTGGACGTCCAGGTCATCGAGTTCGCGCCCCGCCTGATGCCCCGGCAGCTGGACCAGCTGGCCTCCGATGCCCTGCGGTCGCGGGTGGAGGAGCTGGGGCTGACCGTCCGTACCGACACCGCAACCGCCGCGTTGTGCCCCGGCGACGACGGGCGCGTGGCGCGGCTGGAGTTCACCGACGGCAGCGTCGTGGACGCCGACATCGTCGTCTTCTCCGCCGGCATCCGTGCCCGGGACGAGCTGGCCCGCGACGCCGGTCTCGACGTCGGCGAACGCGGTGGCGTGGCCGTCGGGCCGTCCCTCACCTCCTCCGACCCGCACGTGCACGCCATCGGCGAGTGCGCGTCGGTCGACGGGATGGTCTACGGCCTCGTCGGCCCGGGCTACACGATGGCCCGGGTGCTGGCCGAGCGGCTGGCCGGTGGCGAGGTGACCTTCGACGGCGCCGACCTGTCGACCCAGCTGAAGCTGCTGGGCGTCGATGTGGCCAGCTTCGGCGACGCCATGGGGACCACCGACGGCGCCCGGGCCGTCGTCTACGACGACCCGATCACCCAGATCTACCGCAAGCTGGTGATCTCGCGCGACGGCACCACGTTGCTCGGCGGGATCCTCGTCGGCGACGCCTCGGGCCACGACCGGCTGCTCCGGCTGGTGCTGTCCGGTCGCCCGGTGGACGCACCGTTCGCCGCGCTCGCCGCCCCGACCGTCGAGGACGCCGGCGCCGTGGCCGGTGAGCTGCACGACGACGACCTGGTCTGCACCTGCAACAACGTCACGAAGGGCCAGGTCTGCGCTGCGGTGACCGAGCAGGGCTGTCGGACCCTCCCGGCCCTGACGGCCGCCACCAACGCCGGAACGGGGTGTGGCAGCTGTACCGCCCTGTGCAAGCGCATCCTCGACACCGAGATGGCCGCCGCGGGCCTGGAGGTCGACACCTCGCTGTGTCCCCATTTCCCGCAGACCCGCCAGGAGCTGTACGAGATCGTCCGGGTGAAGGGCCATCGCACGTTCGACGAGCTCCTCGCCGACGTCGGCCGGGGCAGCGGGTGTGCGACCTGCAAGCCGACCATCGCCTCGATCCTGGCCACGATCACCAACGAGTACGTCCTCGAGCCGCAGCACGCCCCGCTGCAGGACACCAACGACCGCTTCCTCGCCAACATCCAGAAGGACGGCACGTACTCCGTCGTCCCCCGGGTGCCCGGCGGCGAGATCACCCCCGACAAGCTGATGGTCATCGCCGAGGTCGCCAAGGAGTTCGACCTGTACACCAAGATCACCGGCGGTCAGCGGATCGATCTGCTCGGGGCCCGCTTGGAGCAGCTTCCGGCCATCTGGCGACGGCTCGTCGATGCCGGCTTCGAGTCCGGCCACGCCTACGGGAAGGCCCTGCGGACGGTGAAGTCCTGCGTCGGCCGGACCTGGTGCCGCTACGGCGTGCAGGACTCCACGACGCTGGCCATCGACCTCGAGGAGCGCTACCGCGGCCTGCGGAGCCCCCACAAGATCAAGATGGCCGTGTCCGGGTGCTCCAGGGAGTGCGCCGAGGCCCAGGGCAAGGACGTCGGGGTCATCGCCACGGAGAACGGCTGGAACCTGTACGTGGCCGGCAACGGCGGCATGAAACCCCAGCACGCCGTGCTGCTGGCCACCGACCTGTCCACCGAGGACCTTGCCCGCGCCATCGACCGGTTCCTCGCCTACTACGTCCGGACCGCCGACCGGCTGGAGCGAACCGCCACCTGGCTCAACCGCATCGAGGGCGGGATCGAGCACGTGCGGGCAGTCGTGATCGACGACTCGCTCGGCCTGGCCGACGAGCTGGAGGCCCAGATGGCCCACCACGTCGCCACCCATGCCTGTGAGTGGAAGGCCACGCTCTCCGACCCCGAACGACTCGCGATGTTCACCAGCTACGTCGACGACGACCGTCCCGACGCCTCGCTGGTCCACGTGCGGGAGCGCGGCCAGAAGCGGCCGGCGACCGACGAGGAACGTCGAACCCTGCCCCTCCTCGACCTCGGAGCGATGCGATGA
- a CDS encoding NADH:flavin oxidoreductase, with protein MSSILAKPLVLPSGLTLPNRIVKAPMTENLADSRNQPTVRHERVYRRWAEGGAGMLITGNLMVDRRYLERSRNIVADAHLDVPALRRVVEATGEVPIVAQLGHPGRQCTRYITSEPVAPSEVEAVALLGSFARPRALTAAEVSDVVTAFAAAAVRCRDAGMDGVQVHAAHGYLLAQFLSPHTNRRTDEWGGDLAGRAKLLIEIVRACHEATGDGFSVGVKLNSSDFRHGGFSEDDAAEVVGMLAAEDVDLLEISGGTYESPEMFGLADMSGVQESRVEQVEEGSSAFKEAYFAGFARRARTVAGDMPLLLTGGLRTREAMEALVESGAVDAVGLARPLAFDPDLPTALLDGTSDGVDLPDYTPPPLITAAGESEWYEAQIGLMGDGKDVDPSLNHVVAAGRYVAGEIARGLSEGPRRRRMARTG; from the coding sequence GTGTCCTCCATCCTCGCCAAGCCCCTCGTGCTGCCCAGCGGCCTGACCCTGCCCAATCGCATCGTCAAGGCGCCGATGACGGAGAACCTGGCCGATTCGCGGAACCAGCCGACCGTGCGCCACGAGCGGGTGTACCGCCGCTGGGCCGAGGGCGGGGCCGGGATGCTGATCACCGGCAACCTCATGGTCGACCGTCGCTACCTCGAGCGCAGCCGAAACATCGTGGCCGACGCCCACCTCGACGTGCCGGCCCTGCGGCGGGTGGTCGAGGCCACCGGCGAGGTCCCGATCGTGGCGCAGCTCGGCCACCCCGGGCGCCAGTGCACCCGCTACATCACCAGCGAGCCCGTCGCCCCGAGCGAGGTCGAGGCCGTCGCGTTGCTGGGGTCCTTCGCCAGACCGCGGGCGCTGACCGCCGCCGAGGTGAGCGATGTCGTGACGGCGTTCGCGGCGGCGGCCGTCCGGTGTCGTGACGCCGGCATGGACGGCGTGCAGGTCCACGCCGCCCACGGGTACCTGCTGGCGCAGTTCCTGTCGCCGCACACCAACCGCCGCACCGACGAGTGGGGTGGCGACCTCGCTGGTCGGGCCAAGCTGCTGATCGAGATCGTCCGGGCCTGCCACGAGGCGACCGGTGACGGGTTCTCCGTCGGCGTGAAGCTCAACAGCTCCGACTTCAGGCACGGTGGGTTCAGCGAGGACGACGCTGCCGAGGTCGTCGGCATGCTCGCCGCAGAGGACGTCGACCTCCTGGAGATCTCCGGTGGGACCTACGAGTCGCCGGAGATGTTCGGGTTGGCCGACATGTCGGGTGTGCAGGAGTCCCGGGTCGAGCAGGTGGAGGAGGGGAGCAGTGCGTTCAAGGAGGCCTACTTCGCCGGCTTCGCCCGCCGCGCCCGCACCGTCGCCGGCGACATGCCGCTGCTGCTCACCGGTGGCCTGCGCACCCGCGAGGCGATGGAGGCCCTCGTCGAGTCCGGTGCGGTCGACGCGGTGGGACTTGCACGCCCGCTGGCGTTCGACCCGGACCTGCCGACGGCGCTGCTGGACGGCACCTCCGACGGGGTCGACCTGCCCGACTACACCCCACCTCCGCTGATCACCGCCGCAGGCGAGTCGGAATGGTACGAGGCGCAGATCGGCCTGATGGGGGACGGCAAGGACGTCGACCCGTCGCTCAACCACGTGGTGGCCGCCGGCCGCTACGTGGCGGGTGAGATCGCGCGTGGCCTCAGCGAAGGTCCTCGTCGACGCCGGATGGCCCGGACGGGCTGA
- a CDS encoding NarK family nitrate/nitrite MFS transporter — protein MSEHPPSTMPTRARITALLQFSGRYRVLHLTWFAFFLSFVVWFNFAPFSATIGEELGLSREQLITIGLCNVALTVPARVLIGMALDRWGPRRVYASILVYAAFPCTMFALSTSFPMLVVSRLALSIVGAGFVVGIRMVSEWFPPREMGTAEGVYGGWGNFGSAAAAFALPTLAVAAAGLGGWRLAIGTTGVLAALYGLYYLTAVTDTPDGVAFARPRRQGALEVTTRGAVFGLLALNIPLVGILGLVAWRLMRVGFLSATAFTAVLVVLGLALAVQSRSILGVNAPALAEEYEASDTYPFRSVAVLSLAYAVTFGSELAVVSMLPTFFADTFGLSAVAAGATASAFAFMNLAARPIGGLMSDVMGSRKRTLRVILLGLAVGYSLMALVGSSWPVAAAVAAAMFCSFFVQAGEGATYAIVPLVKKRVSGQISGIVGAYGNVGALLFLTLLLFAGPTAFFLTIGASAVVASVAGHFLVEPEDSFAEGHADDAVGRVALPDAAVVPVA, from the coding sequence ATGTCCGAACACCCCCCTTCCACGATGCCGACCCGTGCCCGCATCACGGCCCTGCTGCAGTTCAGCGGCCGCTACCGCGTGCTGCACCTCACCTGGTTCGCGTTCTTCCTGTCCTTCGTCGTCTGGTTCAACTTCGCGCCGTTCTCCGCAACCATCGGTGAGGAGCTCGGCCTGTCACGCGAGCAGCTGATCACCATCGGGTTGTGCAACGTCGCGCTGACGGTTCCGGCCCGCGTGCTGATCGGCATGGCGCTGGACCGCTGGGGGCCTCGTCGCGTGTACGCCTCGATCCTCGTGTACGCCGCGTTCCCCTGCACGATGTTCGCGCTGTCCACGTCGTTCCCCATGCTCGTCGTCAGCCGGCTGGCCCTGTCCATCGTCGGTGCCGGCTTCGTCGTCGGGATCCGCATGGTCAGCGAGTGGTTCCCTCCCCGTGAGATGGGGACCGCCGAGGGGGTGTACGGCGGCTGGGGCAACTTCGGCTCGGCTGCCGCAGCGTTCGCGCTGCCGACCCTGGCCGTGGCAGCGGCCGGCCTCGGCGGGTGGCGGCTGGCCATCGGCACGACCGGCGTACTGGCGGCCCTCTACGGGCTGTACTACCTGACCGCGGTGACCGACACACCCGACGGGGTGGCGTTCGCACGGCCACGGCGGCAGGGTGCGCTGGAGGTCACGACCCGTGGGGCCGTGTTCGGCCTGCTCGCCCTAAACATCCCCTTGGTCGGCATCCTCGGCTTGGTTGCCTGGCGGCTGATGCGCGTCGGATTCCTGTCCGCGACTGCCTTCACCGCCGTGCTCGTGGTGCTGGGGCTGGCCCTGGCTGTCCAGTCGCGCAGCATCCTCGGGGTCAACGCGCCGGCCCTCGCCGAGGAGTACGAGGCGTCGGACACCTACCCCTTCCGCTCCGTCGCGGTCCTGTCGCTGGCCTACGCGGTCACGTTCGGGTCCGAGCTCGCCGTCGTGTCGATGCTGCCGACGTTCTTCGCCGACACCTTCGGCCTGTCAGCGGTGGCGGCCGGGGCGACCGCGTCGGCGTTCGCGTTCATGAACCTGGCGGCCCGCCCCATCGGCGGCCTGATGAGCGACGTCATGGGCAGCCGCAAGCGGACGCTTCGCGTGATCCTGCTGGGCCTGGCGGTCGGCTACTCACTGATGGCGCTCGTCGGCTCGTCGTGGCCGGTGGCTGCAGCCGTTGCGGCAGCGATGTTCTGCAGCTTCTTCGTCCAGGCCGGCGAGGGCGCCACCTACGCGATCGTGCCGTTGGTGAAGAAGCGGGTGTCCGGCCAGATCTCCGGCATCGTCGGGGCCTACGGCAACGTCGGGGCGCTGCTGTTCCTCACCCTCCTGCTGTTCGCGGGACCGACGGCCTTCTTCCTCACCATCGGCGCGTCGGCCGTCGTCGCCTCGGTGGCAGGACACTTCCTGGTCGAGCCCGAGGACAGCTTCGCGGAGGGGCATGCCGACGACGCGGTCGGCCGGGTCGCCCTCCCGGATGCGGCCGTGGTCCCGGTCGCCTGA
- a CDS encoding dodecin, with the protein MTDNTYKITELVGTSTESVSTAISNGVTKAKESVRNLDWFEVTEIRGHIDEGDVAHYQVTMKIGFRLE; encoded by the coding sequence ATGACCGACAACACCTACAAGATCACCGAGCTGGTCGGCACATCCACCGAGAGCGTGTCGACCGCCATCAGCAACGGCGTCACCAAGGCCAAGGAATCGGTCCGCAACCTCGACTGGTTCGAGGTCACGGAGATCCGCGGCCACATCGACGAGGGCGACGTCGCCCACTACCAGGTGACCATGAAGATCGGCTTCCGGCTCGAGTGA
- a CDS encoding ATP-binding protein, whose protein sequence is MELNARDLVGAAPVPWCLVDGEGRVVRVNDRMAELCESSPAKLEGREFLDLVDPTDRARILVPRPESTVWMASTRLMTGRPDLHVTVTGAPVPTSDGSRMSILVLSDISELVRATAEVDELRRAALDLADQRIAMVATVAHELRSPLHAINGWTEMLAASALDPEQRDLIVSLETAVGRLRRTVDEFLEISRLDAGEVVLRPTDVDVRSLVGRVMEQHRQRAEDTGTDLQVVIAPAVPAILHIDGYRLDQILTNLVANAVTHGAGESVRVDVDTIDGTLRLAVQDRGPGVPEAYRERIFDAFVRAPGSEAGGTGLGLPLVRSLTRRLGGDVRLEAPSDGGTRFAVTLPLLGAGDPPRTLSPVEGDAVATTAASARVLVVEDNEMIQLLSAQQLRSLGHAPTVVGTGAEALEFLLDATRVVDLVLMDWQLPDLRGTEVCRRFREVERRQKRGRTPVIALTANAMPDTRAACLAAGMDDFLPKPVSAAALGTMVVRWTAGNTDGAGGPPVIDAARLLALGAGGTTVTPIAQAVRHHLTHLEDDLDRLAEDDPPPVRRLLHGHRVSCEVMGLAQLAGTLREMMHGGGHQDDLRSRAREDIQRIRRRINTITEHGPPATADLTAVDREAAER, encoded by the coding sequence GTGGAACTCAACGCTCGTGACCTCGTCGGCGCCGCTCCGGTGCCGTGGTGCCTCGTCGACGGCGAGGGCAGGGTCGTGCGCGTCAACGACCGGATGGCTGAGCTGTGCGAGTCCTCCCCCGCAAAGCTCGAGGGCCGAGAGTTCCTCGACCTCGTCGACCCGACCGACCGGGCCAGGATCCTCGTCCCCCGACCGGAGTCGACGGTCTGGATGGCGTCGACACGGTTGATGACCGGACGGCCCGACCTGCACGTCACCGTCACCGGTGCGCCGGTCCCCACCTCGGACGGCAGCCGGATGTCCATCCTCGTCCTGAGTGACATCAGCGAACTGGTTCGGGCAACTGCAGAGGTCGATGAACTGCGCCGAGCAGCCCTCGACCTGGCGGACCAGCGGATCGCCATGGTTGCCACCGTCGCCCACGAGCTCCGTTCCCCCCTCCATGCCATCAACGGGTGGACGGAGATGCTGGCTGCCTCGGCGCTCGACCCCGAGCAACGTGACCTGATCGTCAGCCTCGAGACGGCGGTGGGTCGCCTGCGACGAACCGTCGACGAGTTCCTCGAGATCTCGCGTCTGGATGCCGGCGAGGTGGTCCTGCGCCCCACCGACGTTGACGTGCGAAGCCTCGTCGGGCGGGTGATGGAGCAGCATCGACAGCGTGCCGAGGACACCGGGACCGACCTGCAGGTCGTCATTGCCCCGGCCGTCCCGGCGATTCTCCACATCGATGGGTACCGGTTGGACCAGATCCTCACCAACCTCGTGGCCAACGCCGTCACCCATGGGGCTGGCGAGTCGGTTCGGGTCGACGTGGACACCATCGACGGCACCCTTCGACTCGCCGTCCAGGACCGAGGACCCGGCGTGCCGGAGGCCTACCGGGAGCGGATCTTCGATGCGTTCGTCCGTGCCCCCGGGTCCGAAGCAGGCGGCACTGGGCTCGGGTTGCCGCTCGTTCGGTCGCTCACGAGGCGTCTCGGGGGCGATGTGCGGTTGGAGGCACCGAGCGACGGGGGCACGCGCTTCGCGGTGACCCTCCCCCTCCTCGGGGCAGGCGACCCTCCCCGGACCCTGAGTCCCGTCGAAGGGGATGCGGTCGCGACGACGGCGGCCTCGGCCCGCGTGCTCGTGGTCGAGGACAACGAGATGATCCAGCTCCTCTCCGCCCAGCAGCTTCGCAGCCTCGGGCACGCCCCCACCGTGGTCGGCACGGGTGCCGAGGCACTGGAGTTCCTGCTCGACGCGACGCGCGTGGTCGACCTGGTGCTGATGGACTGGCAGCTACCGGACCTTCGGGGCACCGAGGTCTGCCGGCGCTTCAGGGAGGTCGAACGGCGGCAGAAGCGGGGACGGACGCCGGTCATCGCCCTCACGGCGAACGCCATGCCCGATACACGCGCTGCATGCCTGGCTGCGGGCATGGACGACTTCCTGCCCAAACCGGTGTCCGCTGCGGCGTTGGGGACCATGGTCGTCCGCTGGACCGCCGGCAACACCGATGGGGCGGGCGGCCCTCCCGTCATCGACGCGGCACGCCTGTTGGCGCTGGGCGCAGGAGGAACGACCGTCACGCCGATCGCGCAGGCCGTCCGACATCACCTCACGCACCTGGAGGACGACCTGGATCGTCTGGCGGAGGACGACCCACCGCCGGTGAGGCGCCTGTTGCACGGTCATCGGGTGTCCTGCGAAGTCATGGGCCTGGCCCAGCTGGCGGGCACACTGCGCGAGATGATGCATGGCGGTGGGCACCAGGATGACCTGCGCAGTCGCGCGCGGGAGGACATCCAACGGATCAGGCGTCGAATCAACACGATCACCGAACACGGTCCTCCGGCCACGGCGGACCTGACGGCAGTCGATCGGGAAGCTGCGGAGCGATGA